The following coding sequences lie in one Mucilaginibacter sp. KACC 22773 genomic window:
- a CDS encoding YoaK family protein, producing MLRHLGNKRTYKHNVKLASLLGLTAGFVNAAGFLGFSVLTTNVTGHAALFAEQIALQNWKTARVIALWMFLFLAGAFVSSFIISRIGKNQRYSYVIPILIETTILLSVAILGYRYDHSLVGKEIFAGSLLFAMGLQNALVSMVSGSVVRTTHLTGTFTDLGIELAQFFRRKAEDRTALKAKIKLRMAIILFFMCGALAGAYIFRWLHFYCFFVPVIILIYTLLYDIFRIAVKQYYRSMQGRLKGPI from the coding sequence ATGCTGAGACACCTGGGTAATAAAAGAACGTACAAGCATAACGTAAAACTTGCTTCGCTGCTTGGGCTTACTGCAGGTTTTGTAAATGCAGCCGGTTTTCTTGGTTTTAGCGTGCTTACCACCAATGTAACAGGGCATGCGGCACTATTTGCCGAGCAAATTGCCCTGCAAAACTGGAAAACAGCCCGGGTAATTGCCTTATGGATGTTCCTTTTTTTAGCCGGAGCATTTGTGTCGAGTTTTATTATTTCCCGGATAGGCAAAAATCAGCGTTATTCTTACGTAATACCCATTTTAATTGAAACTACCATACTGCTCAGCGTTGCAATATTGGGCTACCGGTATGATCATAGTTTAGTGGGAAAAGAAATATTTGCCGGTAGCCTGCTATTTGCCATGGGGCTGCAAAACGCGCTTGTATCAATGGTTTCGGGCTCGGTTGTACGTACCACCCACCTTACCGGTACATTTACCGACCTGGGAATTGAACTTGCCCAGTTTTTCAGGCGTAAAGCAGAGGACAGGACAGCCTTAAAAGCAAAAATAAAATTACGCATGGCTATTATCCTCTTTTTTATGTGCGGCGCATTGGCAGGTGCCTATATTTTTCGATGGCTGCATTTTTATTGTTTTTTCGTCCCTGTTATCATATTAATATACACCTTATTGTATGATATTTTCCGTATTGCGGTTAAACAATATTACCGGAGTATGCAAGGCCGTTTGAAAGGGCCGATTTAA
- the adhP gene encoding alcohol dehydrogenase AdhP yields MIPQKMKAAVIREFGAPLQIEDVEVKTPNANQILVKVISCGVCHTDLHACNGDWPVKPKLPLIPGHEAIGYVVALGAEVKNVKEGDIVGVPWLHSACGCCEFCITGWETLCGTQQNGGYSVDGGFAEYVLADPRYVAHFPAGINFTEMAPIICAGVTVYKGLKETEVKPGEWVAISGVGGLGHLAVQYAKAMGMHVAAIDVADDKLALAQKLGAELVVNANEQDPGAYLQKETGGMHGVLVTAVSPIAFSQGISALRRKGTIALNGLPKGAFDLPIFETVLNRYTVRGSIVGTRKDMEEAIAFAVEGKVKATVHAAKLEDINTVFDDMKAGKIDGRVVLEIAKP; encoded by the coding sequence ATGATACCTCAAAAAATGAAAGCAGCCGTAATACGTGAGTTTGGCGCACCACTACAAATTGAAGACGTGGAGGTTAAAACCCCGAACGCAAACCAGATATTGGTTAAAGTAATTTCCTGTGGTGTTTGCCACACCGACTTGCACGCCTGCAATGGCGACTGGCCGGTAAAACCCAAACTACCCCTTATTCCGGGTCATGAAGCTATTGGCTATGTTGTGGCCCTGGGCGCCGAAGTGAAGAACGTAAAAGAAGGAGATATTGTAGGTGTGCCCTGGCTGCACAGCGCCTGCGGCTGTTGCGAGTTTTGTATTACAGGCTGGGAAACCCTTTGCGGAACCCAGCAAAACGGTGGCTACAGTGTAGATGGCGGCTTTGCCGAGTACGTTTTGGCCGACCCGCGTTATGTGGCGCACTTCCCTGCGGGCATTAATTTTACCGAGATGGCGCCTATTATTTGTGCCGGTGTAACGGTGTATAAAGGATTAAAAGAAACGGAAGTGAAACCTGGCGAATGGGTAGCTATATCCGGCGTTGGTGGCTTAGGCCACCTTGCTGTGCAATATGCCAAGGCCATGGGCATGCACGTGGCGGCAATTGATGTTGCTGATGACAAACTGGCACTCGCCCAAAAATTAGGCGCCGAACTGGTTGTTAATGCTAACGAACAAGATCCTGGCGCGTACCTGCAAAAAGAAACCGGCGGTATGCATGGTGTTTTGGTTACGGCAGTATCGCCAATAGCTTTTAGCCAGGGGATCTCGGCGCTGCGCCGCAAAGGTACCATCGCGCTTAACGGCTTGCCCAAAGGTGCCTTTGACCTGCCTATATTTGAAACCGTGCTTAACCGCTATACGGTAAGAGGATCAATAGTTGGTACCCGTAAAGATATGGAAGAAGCCATTGCGTTTGCGGTTGAGGGCAAGGTTAAAGCAACCGTACACGCCGCCAAATTAGAGGATATCAACACGGTGTTTGACGATATGAAAGCCGGCAAAATTGACGGCCGCGTTGTATTAGAGATAGCCAAACCATAA
- the hemN gene encoding oxygen-independent coproporphyrinogen III oxidase: MENKSLLLTDKYNVAVPRYTSYPTMPYWDANTFSPELWQQSVKFSFTESNAQSGISLYIHLPYCESLCTYCGCNTRITKNHRVEEPYIAAVLKEWAIYLAMFNDMPVIREIHLGGGTPTFFAPKNLQMLINGIIKKAKVHPDAEFSFEAHPANTTVDHLQVLYDLGFRRLSLGIQDFDPKVQFIINRHQTPDQVMAVTQQARRIGYTSINYDLIYGLPLQTLAGLADTMNKVALFRPDRIAFYSYAHVPWIKPGQRRFTEQDLPDAAAKTKLHETGRALLMHYGYHEIGMDHFALPGDELLHAEQNGKLHRNFMGYTHQHTQLQIGLGVSSISDSWYAFAQNVKTVDEYLQLTTAGQLPVFKGHILTAEDLIVRKHILNIMCKGQTVWNHHGQPCAAVADGLERLNALADDGLVELTALGMTVTEIGKRYLRNICMCLDARLWADKPASQLFSMAI; this comes from the coding sequence ATGGAAAATAAATCGCTCCTGCTAACTGATAAATATAATGTAGCTGTTCCGCGCTACACCAGTTATCCAACAATGCCTTATTGGGATGCCAATACCTTTAGCCCCGAATTGTGGCAGCAATCGGTTAAATTTTCGTTTACAGAAAGCAATGCCCAATCGGGCATCAGTTTATATATTCATTTACCTTATTGCGAAAGCCTGTGTACCTATTGCGGCTGCAATACCCGTATCACCAAAAACCACAGGGTGGAGGAACCTTACATAGCGGCTGTTTTAAAAGAATGGGCTATTTATTTAGCAATGTTTAACGATATGCCCGTAATAAGGGAAATTCACCTGGGCGGGGGTACACCTACTTTTTTTGCCCCCAAAAACCTGCAAATGCTGATAAATGGCATTATTAAAAAAGCCAAAGTTCATCCTGATGCCGAATTTAGTTTTGAGGCGCACCCGGCAAATACAACGGTAGATCACCTGCAGGTTTTGTATGATCTTGGTTTCAGGAGGCTTTCATTGGGGATACAGGATTTTGACCCCAAAGTGCAGTTTATCATCAACAGGCATCAAACTCCCGATCAGGTGATGGCCGTAACCCAGCAGGCCCGCCGGATAGGCTATACATCAATCAATTACGATTTAATATACGGACTGCCTTTGCAAACTTTGGCCGGCCTTGCCGATACCATGAACAAGGTAGCCTTATTCAGGCCGGATAGGATTGCTTTTTACAGTTATGCCCACGTGCCATGGATAAAACCCGGCCAAAGGCGTTTTACTGAGCAGGACCTGCCCGATGCTGCCGCCAAAACCAAACTGCACGAAACAGGCAGGGCTTTGCTAATGCACTACGGCTACCATGAAATTGGTATGGATCATTTTGCACTGCCCGGCGATGAGCTTTTACACGCAGAACAAAATGGCAAACTGCATCGTAATTTTATGGGGTACACCCACCAGCATACACAGTTGCAAATTGGCTTGGGCGTATCATCTATAAGCGATTCATGGTATGCTTTTGCCCAAAATGTAAAAACGGTTGACGAGTACCTGCAACTTACAACTGCAGGGCAACTGCCGGTGTTTAAAGGCCATATTTTAACTGCAGAGGATTTGATTGTAAGGAAACATATCCTGAACATTATGTGCAAAGGCCAAACAGTGTGGAACCATCATGGCCAGCCTTGCGCTGCCGTAGCTGATGGCCTGGAGCGATTAAATGCCCTGGCAGATGACGGCCTGGTTGAACTAACTGCCCTGGGGATGACTGTTACCGAAATTGGCAAACGCTACCTGCGCAATATTTGCATGTGCCTCGACGCCCGCCTATGGGCCGATAAACCTGCATCGCAGCTGTTTAGTATGGCTATATAA
- a CDS encoding 2-hydroxyacid dehydrogenase: MKAVAYSIKPFEKEYLAKANQKKHDITLISNPLGPDTAIYAEGKDAVIVFTNDDVSAVVIGKLAALGVKYIVTRSSGTDHIDKDAAAAHHIKIANVPSYSPQAIAEHAVAMAFALNRQVVKADQHSHAFDFRNDGLIGFNFAGKTVGIIGLGNTGRAAAAVYHGLACNVIGYDPFFPADEIYAKPVSLDYLLQNADIVTLHVPLTTGTKHLINAESISKMKNGVMLINTSRGLLINTADALSAIESGKIGYLGIDVYEFEKGLFFEDHQKDAVKDPLLNKLMEHPNVLVTPHQAYLTREALQEIANSTISSLDLWQQNKCVGKACACSKECRKTVTNNITTDVNNGK; the protein is encoded by the coding sequence ATGAAAGCGGTAGCCTACAGTATAAAACCTTTCGAAAAAGAGTACCTGGCCAAGGCCAATCAAAAAAAACACGATATCACCCTGATTTCAAATCCATTGGGGCCCGATACTGCTATTTATGCCGAAGGTAAAGACGCTGTAATTGTATTTACCAATGATGATGTTTCGGCCGTTGTAATAGGAAAACTGGCTGCACTTGGGGTAAAATATATCGTTACCCGATCGTCCGGTACCGATCATATCGATAAAGATGCCGCCGCCGCGCATCATATAAAAATTGCAAACGTACCTTCTTATTCACCGCAAGCCATTGCCGAGCATGCCGTAGCTATGGCCTTTGCCCTTAACAGGCAGGTTGTGAAGGCCGATCAGCATAGCCACGCGTTTGATTTCAGGAACGACGGCCTCATCGGCTTTAACTTTGCCGGAAAAACCGTAGGGATAATAGGATTAGGCAATACCGGGCGGGCCGCGGCGGCTGTTTATCATGGGCTGGCCTGCAACGTTATTGGCTACGACCCATTTTTTCCGGCCGATGAAATTTATGCTAAACCGGTATCGCTTGATTATTTACTGCAAAATGCAGATATCGTAACCCTGCACGTTCCGTTAACTACCGGTACAAAGCATTTGATAAACGCCGAAAGTATTTCGAAAATGAAAAACGGCGTAATGCTGATAAATACCTCGCGCGGCTTGCTTATTAATACTGCGGATGCGCTTTCGGCAATTGAAAGCGGCAAAATAGGATACCTGGGTATTGATGTGTATGAATTTGAGAAAGGTTTATTTTTTGAAGATCATCAAAAAGATGCTGTAAAAGATCCGTTGCTAAATAAGCTGATGGAGCATCCCAATGTGCTGGTAACTCCGCACCAGGCATATCTTACCCGCGAGGCATTGCAGGAAATTGCCAACTCAACCATATCAAGCCTTGATTTGTGGCAGCAAAATAAATGCGTAGGCAAAGCCTGCGCATGTTCAAAAGAATGCCGGAAAACGGTAACCAACAACATAACGACAGACGTTAATAATGGAAAATAA
- a CDS encoding response regulator, producing the protein MSKKVLIIEDNNDIRENVVEILELANYQVFDANNGKKGVEIAVKELPDIILCDIMMPELDGYGVLYMLNKNPETAAIPFIFLTAKAERLDLRKGMEMGADDYLTKPFDDMELLNAIESRLKKKELHETFYSKSLDRLGGLIAKNDGLAELRKIISERKSRHFKKNQVIYYESDKGNGLYLVITGRIKTIKLAEDGRELMTGIYVGEDYLGINAILSNEPFSDTATALEDSTLCLIPKDQIDHLLSHYPEVAREFIKLLANDIRDKEDQLMQLAYHSVRKRMAEALCRLHRQHADSDGIKITREDLAAMAGMATETVSRTLSDFKDEGIIEKKGSLITILQPEKLSKMKN; encoded by the coding sequence ATGAGTAAAAAAGTTTTGATCATTGAAGATAATAACGACATCCGCGAAAACGTGGTTGAAATTCTGGAGCTTGCCAACTACCAGGTTTTTGATGCCAATAATGGCAAAAAAGGGGTAGAGATTGCCGTAAAAGAGTTACCGGATATTATTTTATGCGATATCATGATGCCCGAACTGGACGGTTATGGCGTATTATATATGCTGAACAAAAACCCTGAAACAGCTGCCATTCCTTTTATATTTTTAACGGCTAAAGCCGAAAGGCTGGATTTGCGTAAAGGCATGGAAATGGGCGCTGATGATTACCTTACCAAGCCTTTTGATGACATGGAACTTTTAAATGCTATTGAAAGCCGGTTGAAGAAAAAAGAACTGCACGAAACCTTTTACAGTAAATCGTTAGACAGGCTGGGCGGCCTGATAGCAAAAAATGACGGCCTGGCCGAATTAAGGAAGATAATCAGCGAGCGTAAAAGCCGCCATTTTAAAAAGAACCAGGTAATTTATTACGAGAGTGATAAAGGTAACGGCCTTTACCTTGTAATAACCGGCCGTATAAAAACAATAAAACTTGCCGAGGACGGACGCGAACTGATGACTGGTATTTACGTTGGTGAAGATTACCTGGGTATTAATGCTATTTTATCTAACGAACCCTTTTCAGATACAGCTACTGCGCTTGAAGATAGCACGCTTTGCCTTATCCCTAAAGACCAGATAGATCACTTGCTGAGCCATTACCCCGAAGTGGCCCGGGAATTTATCAAGTTACTTGCCAATGATATTCGTGATAAAGAAGATCAGTTGATGCAGCTGGCTTATCACTCGGTACGTAAAAGAATGGCCGAAGCATTATGCCGACTGCACCGGCAGCATGCGGATAGTGATGGGATTAAAATTACCCGCGAAGACCTGGCCGCCATGGCCGGCATGGCTACCGAAACGGTAAGCCGCACGCTGTCTGACTTTAAAGACGAAGGAATAATAGAAAAAAAAGGCAGCCTGATTACAATTCTTCAGCCCGAAAAGTTATCTAAAATGAAAAACTGA